The proteins below come from a single Limosilactobacillus reuteri genomic window:
- a CDS encoding APC family permease, giving the protein MQNQLPKGKEHEKTLGLFDLSILGIGAIIGTGILVLTGIVAAEDSGPAIVFSFLIAALASGLIGLCYSELTTSLPNSGSAFYYAWVSIGKFMAFLAGWTLIGVYVTTTATVANGWTGYVQSFLEVLGVNLPHKLLVTPAAGGYVNLPAVLMILFMTIILTRGTSESKLVNNFLVGVKIFIIVLFIVVSAQHINLANWHPFLPYGYKGIFTGASAVFFSFLGFDALATSAEDAKDVDKNIPRAIILCLVISTALYILVSLVMTGVLSYKDLNVSEAMSYVLLAKGHKYVAEIVSLGAVLGIMAVVFAFIYAGSNIMKSMSRSAFLPQGLAKVNGKTQSPNRAIWLVGLLSAVLAGEFDLHYLALIANIGSLVVFALISLIVIILRYRYPELKRPFKVPFGNVIPVLSVLICIVLLVSISLNAWLTYLLWLVVGLGVYFFYSLRHANEFNFQDESDIPGN; this is encoded by the coding sequence ATGCAAAATCAGTTACCCAAGGGAAAAGAGCATGAGAAAACTCTCGGCCTCTTCGACCTTTCTATTCTAGGTATTGGCGCAATCATCGGAACTGGAATTTTAGTTTTAACTGGAATTGTCGCCGCGGAAGATTCAGGTCCAGCAATTGTTTTCTCTTTTCTGATTGCTGCTCTTGCTAGTGGTTTAATTGGTCTCTGTTATTCAGAATTAACCACTAGTTTACCCAATTCAGGAAGTGCCTTTTATTACGCGTGGGTTTCAATTGGTAAATTTATGGCGTTCCTTGCTGGATGGACGCTGATTGGGGTCTACGTTACTACAACCGCTACGGTAGCCAATGGTTGGACTGGGTACGTACAATCGTTCCTAGAAGTCCTCGGAGTTAATTTACCACATAAATTACTGGTTACGCCTGCAGCTGGTGGTTATGTAAACCTTCCTGCTGTCTTGATGATCCTTTTTATGACGATTATTTTGACGCGTGGAACTAGTGAAAGTAAACTTGTTAACAACTTCTTGGTTGGTGTCAAAATCTTTATTATTGTTCTATTTATCGTTGTTAGTGCTCAACATATCAATCTCGCTAACTGGCACCCATTTTTACCATATGGATACAAGGGGATTTTCACAGGAGCATCTGCTGTCTTCTTCTCCTTCTTAGGATTTGATGCATTAGCTACTTCTGCTGAAGATGCTAAAGATGTTGATAAAAATATTCCCCGGGCAATAATTTTATGTTTAGTTATTTCAACTGCTCTTTATATTTTAGTTAGTCTTGTTATGACGGGAGTTCTAAGTTATAAAGATTTGAATGTCTCTGAAGCTATGTCGTATGTTCTTTTAGCTAAGGGTCATAAATACGTGGCTGAAATTGTTTCACTTGGCGCTGTTTTAGGAATTATGGCTGTCGTCTTTGCATTCATCTATGCTGGCTCAAATATCATGAAGTCAATGAGCCGAAGTGCCTTTCTTCCTCAAGGCCTCGCTAAAGTCAACGGCAAAACTCAAAGTCCTAATCGTGCTATTTGGCTAGTCGGACTTCTTTCAGCTGTCCTAGCTGGAGAATTCGATCTCCATTATCTTGCATTAATTGCCAATATTGGATCATTGGTTGTCTTTGCTTTAATTTCGCTCATCGTAATTATCTTACGGTACCGTTATCCAGAATTAAAGCGACCATTTAAGGTACCTTTTGGCAACGTTATTCCTGTGCTATCAGTATTAATCTGTATTGTCTTATTAGTAAGCATCTCACTTAATGCTTGGTTAACATACTTATTGTGGCTAGTAGTCGGATTAGGAGTTTACTTCTTCTATTCCCTTCGTCATGCCAACGAATTTAATTTCCAAGATGAAAGTGATATCCCAGGTAATTAA
- a CDS encoding 5-methyltetrahydropteroyltriglutamate--homocysteine S-methyltransferase → MTEFTTRTTSPFRYDIVGSFLRPQELKEARAKFANGEITQADLTVVEDKAIINLIKQEEAAGLKAVTDGEFRRSWWHLDFFWGLNGVKKATLKEGYKFADEETRPETAQITGKISGENHPFVEHFKFTQAHTSDGVQVKQTIPAPAQFLEEFLRPENQANAKEFYPNQEDLDHDVATAYHQVIEDLYAAGCRTLQLDDCTWGISVNAFANLRKKDPNADVSQLKALQKRFLKVNNEAIANLPADLTINTHVCRGNYHSTWAAAGGYGPVADTLFAKENVNAFYLEYDSERAGGFEPLSKVSDDKYVVLGLITSKSGELEDKAAIIKRIHEAAQFHPLDKLCLSPQCGFASTEEGNILTEEQQWKKVALVKEIATEVWE, encoded by the coding sequence ATGACTGAATTCACTACACGTACTACATCACCATTTCGTTATGACATCGTTGGAAGCTTCCTTCGTCCTCAAGAGCTAAAAGAAGCTCGTGCAAAATTTGCAAACGGCGAAATAACACAAGCAGACTTAACAGTTGTTGAAGATAAAGCAATTATTAATTTGATTAAACAAGAAGAAGCTGCCGGCCTGAAAGCAGTTACTGACGGTGAATTCCGGCGTAGTTGGTGGCACCTTGACTTTTTCTGGGGATTAAATGGCGTTAAAAAAGCTACTCTAAAGGAAGGCTATAAATTTGCAGATGAAGAGACTCGTCCTGAAACTGCGCAAATCACTGGAAAAATCTCCGGCGAAAACCACCCCTTTGTCGAACACTTCAAATTTACCCAAGCTCATACCTCTGATGGCGTTCAAGTTAAACAAACTATCCCTGCGCCAGCACAATTTTTAGAAGAATTTCTTCGTCCCGAAAATCAAGCTAATGCTAAAGAATTTTATCCCAACCAAGAAGATTTAGATCATGACGTTGCCACTGCTTATCATCAAGTGATTGAAGATCTTTATGCTGCTGGTTGTCGTACTCTTCAACTAGATGACTGTACATGGGGAATTTCTGTTAACGCCTTTGCTAACCTAAGGAAAAAAGACCCCAATGCTGATGTATCTCAGCTTAAAGCCCTGCAAAAGCGATTTTTAAAAGTAAACAATGAGGCAATTGCTAATTTACCCGCCGATTTAACAATTAATACCCACGTTTGTCGCGGAAACTATCACTCAACATGGGCTGCTGCCGGTGGTTATGGACCAGTTGCCGACACACTATTTGCTAAAGAAAACGTCAATGCCTTCTATCTCGAATACGATAGTGAACGTGCTGGCGGATTTGAACCACTTAGCAAAGTTTCTGATGATAAATATGTTGTCCTTGGTTTAATTACTTCAAAATCAGGTGAACTTGAAGATAAGGCAGCAATTATCAAACGAATCCATGAAGCTGCGCAATTCCATCCATTAGATAAGCTCTGTCTTAGTCCTCAATGCGGCTTCGCATCAACTGAAGAAGGAAACATTTTAACAGAAGAACAACAATGGAAAAAGGTTGCACTTGTTAAAGAAATTGCTACAGAAGTTTGGGAATAA
- a CDS encoding MFS transporter, translated as MKFTRQQWQRIFYDWANSGYGILVVTAVLPVYFKAVTDHAGVSAANSTALWGYANSFGTLVISLLAPLLGALADYPYAKKRWLNLFTWLEIILTIGLALVPTKYWQLLLIVYIGSIIGYSGGNLFYDSFLTDVADNRQMDRVSSTGYGMGYLGGVVVFIIFLVAELSKGFSSLLSSYGVARFSFILAAVWWIIFAWPLLKNGHQRYSVSSVANPFVDSLRRLRRTMHHINQYKQLTWFLVAYFFYIDGVDAIFTMATVIGKDLGIQTTMLMVVLLVVQLIAVPFSILYGWLANRFSTRRIIMLGIIVYFFICLYALWLETLTDFWILAILVGTSQGGLQALSRSYFGRLVPKNASSEFFGFYNILGKFSAILGPFIVGIVTQWTGKSTVGAASLSVLFALGLVMFIFALAIKDK; from the coding sequence GTGAAGTTTACGAGACAACAATGGCAACGGATTTTTTATGATTGGGCAAATTCTGGTTATGGAATTTTAGTTGTGACCGCTGTTTTACCAGTCTATTTCAAAGCAGTAACTGATCATGCCGGTGTTAGTGCAGCAAACTCGACAGCACTGTGGGGGTATGCTAATAGTTTTGGTACGCTTGTTATTTCATTATTAGCGCCTTTATTAGGGGCATTGGCTGATTACCCGTATGCAAAGAAGCGCTGGCTAAATCTTTTTACCTGGTTGGAAATTATACTGACAATCGGGCTTGCCCTTGTTCCAACTAAATACTGGCAACTACTTTTAATCGTTTATATTGGGTCAATTATTGGTTACTCAGGAGGAAATCTATTTTATGACAGTTTTTTAACAGATGTGGCCGATAATAGGCAAATGGATCGTGTTTCATCGACTGGCTATGGAATGGGATATTTAGGAGGAGTAGTCGTCTTTATTATCTTTTTAGTAGCAGAACTAAGTAAGGGCTTTAGCAGTCTCTTAAGCAGTTATGGAGTAGCCCGATTTAGTTTTATTCTGGCTGCAGTTTGGTGGATTATTTTTGCGTGGCCGTTATTAAAAAATGGTCATCAACGTTATAGCGTCAGCAGTGTCGCAAATCCTTTTGTCGATAGTTTGCGTCGTCTGAGAAGAACTATGCATCATATTAATCAATATAAGCAGTTGACATGGTTTTTAGTTGCTTACTTCTTCTATATTGACGGTGTCGATGCAATCTTTACGATGGCAACGGTTATTGGTAAAGACTTAGGAATTCAAACAACGATGCTGATGGTCGTTCTGTTAGTAGTTCAGTTAATTGCTGTTCCATTTTCAATTTTATATGGTTGGCTTGCTAATAGATTTTCTACGAGACGAATTATTATGCTGGGCATTATCGTTTATTTCTTTATTTGTCTTTATGCTTTATGGTTAGAAACTTTGACTGATTTTTGGATTTTAGCTATTTTAGTTGGGACAAGCCAAGGCGGACTTCAAGCACTTAGTAGATCATACTTCGGCCGCCTTGTTCCTAAAAATGCCAGTAGCGAATTTTTTGGTTTCTATAATATCCTTGGGAAGTTTTCCGCCATTCTTGGCCCCTTTATTGTTGGAATCGTTACTCAATGGACTGGTAAATCGACGGTCGGCGCAGCTTCATTAAGTGTTCTGTTTGCTCTGGGGTTAGTTATGTTTATATTTGCTTTGGCTATTAAGGATAAATAA
- a CDS encoding ketopantoate reductase family protein produces MKFTVVGAGAMGLRFGVLLQEAGNEVDFVEGWLPHYNKMKEQGGVYVTREHKNRHLVPVNVYTPEEYNATDADFVFFELKQMQLDDMLKRCEHFLKDQYAMTAMNGMGHVEKLLKYFPKEKVVAGTALVATILTKPGEVEFVGERGMGTTNWANYTEKPDEKTQALMAELKKANFNPSLKDDFMGTLMAKVVFNSVVNTLCTMFEITMGEYAAFDKADELSRQLIDEAYDVCERAGVQLVNTRAEELESVNYVSKVGCPHHYPSMYQDMSHNRPVEVDYINGYFVKLGRQYNYEAKTHNFVTNLVHLAETTRQNRSAK; encoded by the coding sequence ATGAAATTTACAGTCGTTGGTGCAGGTGCAATGGGATTACGGTTTGGTGTTTTATTACAAGAAGCAGGTAATGAAGTTGATTTTGTTGAAGGATGGTTACCACATTACAATAAGATGAAAGAACAAGGAGGCGTTTATGTAACTCGCGAGCATAAAAATAGACACCTTGTTCCCGTTAATGTTTATACACCTGAAGAATACAATGCTACAGATGCTGATTTTGTTTTCTTTGAATTAAAACAAATGCAGTTAGATGATATGTTAAAACGTTGTGAACATTTCTTGAAGGATCAATATGCGATGACAGCGATGAATGGAATGGGACATGTTGAAAAATTATTGAAGTATTTCCCAAAAGAAAAAGTAGTTGCTGGAACTGCCTTAGTAGCAACTATTTTAACCAAACCTGGCGAAGTGGAATTTGTTGGAGAACGAGGGATGGGAACGACTAATTGGGCTAATTATACTGAAAAGCCTGATGAGAAGACACAAGCGTTAATGGCAGAACTTAAAAAAGCAAACTTTAATCCATCCCTTAAAGATGATTTTATGGGAACGTTGATGGCAAAAGTGGTCTTTAATTCAGTCGTTAATACCCTTTGTACTATGTTTGAAATTACAATGGGTGAATATGCGGCGTTTGATAAGGCTGATGAACTATCTCGGCAATTAATCGATGAAGCATATGATGTCTGTGAACGTGCAGGGGTACAATTAGTTAATACGCGAGCAGAAGAGCTAGAAAGTGTAAATTATGTCTCTAAAGTTGGCTGTCCGCATCATTATCCTTCAATGTACCAAGATATGAGTCATAATCGTCCAGTGGAAGTTGATTATATCAATGGTTACTTTGTTAAGCTGGGTCGCCAATATAATTATGAAGCCAAAACTCATAATTTTGTTACTAATTTAGTCCACTTAGCGGAAACAACTCGTCAGAATCGAAGTGCTAAATAA